A single window of Emcibacter nanhaiensis DNA harbors:
- the hutG gene encoding N-formylglutamate deformylase has translation MDEAFYHFTPGSAPLLVSMPHVGTEIPPAIADSMTDDARAVPDTDWHVDRLYDFLGDMDLPVIRARYSRYVVDLNRDAEGAALYPGQSETEVCPGSSFDHKPLYTSGQGVDPAEAARRIGLYWRPYHDRLRQELDRIRGDYGYALLWDAHSIRSVVPRFFAGQLPDLNIGTGGGSACAAGTAEAILAVGQASSYSTVLNGRFKGGYITRHYGEPAHNIQAVQMEISQTTYMEEDPPYAFDEAKAEILRPVLRNMMQQFMASAGRRQ, from the coding sequence GCTGGTCAGCATGCCCCATGTGGGCACCGAAATCCCGCCGGCAATTGCCGACAGCATGACTGATGACGCGCGCGCCGTGCCGGACACGGACTGGCATGTGGACCGGCTCTATGACTTCCTCGGCGACATGGACCTGCCGGTGATCCGGGCCCGCTACAGCCGCTATGTGGTGGACCTGAACCGGGATGCGGAAGGGGCGGCGCTCTATCCGGGCCAGAGTGAGACGGAAGTTTGCCCCGGCAGCAGCTTCGACCATAAACCGCTTTATACCAGCGGCCAGGGGGTGGACCCGGCCGAGGCGGCAAGGAGGATCGGCCTCTACTGGCGGCCCTATCATGATCGTCTGCGCCAGGAACTGGACAGGATCAGGGGCGACTATGGCTATGCCCTGTTGTGGGATGCCCATTCGATCAGGAGTGTGGTGCCGCGCTTTTTCGCCGGGCAACTGCCGGACCTCAATATCGGCACCGGCGGGGGCTCGGCCTGTGCCGCCGGGACGGCGGAAGCCATCCTCGCCGTGGGGCAGGCGAGCAGCTATTCGACCGTGCTGAACGGCCGCTTCAAGGGCGGTTATATCACCCGCCACTATGGTGAGCCGGCGCACAACATCCAGGCGGTACAGATGGAAATTTCCCAGACCACTTACATGGAGGAAGACCCGCCCTATGCGTTTGACGAGGCAAAAGCCGAAATCCTGCGGCCGGTGCTGAGAAACATGATGCAACAGTTTATGGCGTCAGCGGGCCGTCGCCAGTAA